One segment of Hippopotamus amphibius kiboko isolate mHipAmp2 chromosome 2, mHipAmp2.hap2, whole genome shotgun sequence DNA contains the following:
- the PTPDC1 gene encoding protein tyrosine phosphatase domain-containing protein 1 isoform X3 codes for MASRVLPQNEQPYSTLVNNTGYAANMKGNSRRPTAKYTKVGERLRHVIPGHMACSMACGGKACKYENAARWSEQEQAIKGVYSSWVTDNILAMARPSTELLEKYCIIEQFRSHGIKSIINLQRPGEHASCGNPLEQESGFTYLPEAFMEAGIYFYNFGWKDYGVASLTTILDMVKVMTFALQEGKVAIHCHAGLGRTGVLIACYLVFATRMTADQAIIFVRAKRPNSIQTRGQLLCVREFTQFLIPLRNIFSCCDPKAHAVTLAQYLIRQRHLLHGYEARLLKHVPKIIHLICKLLLDLAENRPVVTEEVAEVPGLCAEIEKTVSEMVTMQLDKELLRHDSDAPDSFSPSAVVADFENRDVILSSEQEFDPLWKRRNVECLQPLTRLKRQLSYSDSDLKRAESLPEQGRTPWTVPAQAVFCRNPRQEKHISHCYSPQSPQLDLSKEMLVCNTFSFWNHTKFGGLEGLKDDGSSVFHRTNIPKEVQRSRTFSSGISGSYKPREPVTPNFANIPKEPNCSHQQVSQCECETHGGCGPSSCAEDGETCHRPVDYGSSPKAQFLVGPETRDSKYLSEVAPYTALQSELSVEARRILAAKALANLNETAEEEEVKKKVEMWQFDVVLVGAAEGACDNQRRCEHVG; via the exons GAAATTCAAGACGTCCAACAGCAAAGTATACAAAAGTTGGAGAGCGTTTACGGCATGTCATTCCTGGACATATGGcctgttccatggcatgtggtggCAAAGCTTGCAAGTATGAAAATGCAGCCCGATGGAGTGAACAGGAGCAAGCTATTAAGGGGGTCTACTCGTCCTG GGTCACTGATAATATCCTGGCCATGGCACGCCCATCCACTGAGCTCCTCGAGAAGTACTGCATCATCGAGCAGTTCCGAAG ccATGGTATAAAAAGTATCATCAACCTACAGCGACCTGGTGAGCATGCCAGCTGCGGGAACCCTCTGGAACAGGAAAGTGGCTTCACATACCTTCCTGAGGCTTTCATGGAGGCTGGCA TTTATTTCTACAATTTTGGATGGAAGGATTATGGTGTAGCATCCCTTACCACTATCTTAGATATGGTGAAGGTGATGACATTTGCCTTACAAGAAGGAAAAGTAGCTATCCATTGTCATGCAGGGCTTGGTCGAACAG GTGTTTTAATAGCATGTTACTTAGTTTTTGCAACAAGAATGACTGCTGACCAAGCAATTATATTTGTTCGGGCAAAGCGACCTAATTCCATACAAACCCGAGGACAGCTACTATGTGTAAGGGAATTTACTCAGTTTCTGATTCCTCTTCGCAATATATTCTCTTGCTGTGACCCCAAAGCACATGCTGTCACTTTAGCACAGTATCTCATTCGTCAGCGGCATCTGCTTCACGGATATGAGGCACGACTTCTGAAACACGTACCAAAAATTATCCACCTCATTTGCAAATTGTTGCTGGACTTAGCTGAGAACAGGCCAGTGGTGACGGAAGAAGTGGCAGAAGTACCTGGCCTCTGTGCTGAAATTGAAAAGACTGTTTCTGAGATGGTCACAATGCAGCTGGATAAAGAATTACTAAGACATGACAGTGATGCACCGGACTCTTTCTCCCCCAGTGCAGTGGTGGCAGATTTTGAGAATCGGGATGTGATTCTTTCCAGTGAGCAAGAGTTTGACCCTCTTTGGAAGAGGCGGAATGTTGAGTGTCTTCAGCCTCTGACTCGTCTGAAGAGGCAGCTCAGCTACAGTGACTCGGATTTAAAGAGAGCAGAGTCACTCCCGGAGCAAGGGAGGACTCCGTGGACTGTGCCTGCCCAGGCTGTGTTTTGCCGTAACCCCAGGCAGGAGAAGCACATAAGCCATTGTTACTCCCCGCAGTCTCCACAGCTAGATTTAAGTAAGGAAATGCTGGTCtgcaatacattttctttctggaatCACACTAAATTTGGAGGCCTGGAAGGACTCAAAGATGACGGGTCATCAGTTTTCCATAGGACGAACATTCCAAAGGAAGTACAGCGAAGTAGAACCTTCTCTTCAGGTATTTCAGGTTCATACAAACCTAGGGAGCCAGTTACACCAAACTTTGCAAATATACCTAAGGAACCAAACTGTTCTCACCAGCAGGTGTCCCAGTGTGAGTGTGAAACTCATGGTGGTTGTGGCCCAAGCTCCTGTGCAGAGGATGGTGAGACTTGCCACCGCCCTGTGGACTATGGGTCCAGTCCCAAAGCACAGTTCCTGGTTGGACCTGAAACCCGGGACAGCAAATATCTGTCTGAAGTTGCTCCATACACGGCTTTACAGTCTGAGTTGAGTGTTGAAGCAAGGAGAATACTGGCAGCCAAAGCCCTGGCAAATTTAAATGAGACtgcagaagaggaggaagtgaaaaagaaagtagaaatgtGGCag TTTGATGTGGTCTTGGTTGGAGCAGCTGAAGGAGCCTGTGATAACCAAAGAAGATGTGAACATGTTGGTTGA
- the PTPDC1 gene encoding protein tyrosine phosphatase domain-containing protein 1 isoform X4: MAVRSRMVMLVSQCNFIMEQAGADISPPALPSWKPSGMQDPPRRLSAVPFLSSFLQGRRHSAADPILRVQQGRRNSAAKMLSSSSLQVMVAVSSVSYAERNPACPEGKRNSRRPTAKYTKVGERLRHVIPGHMACSMACGGKACKYENAARWSEQEQAIKGVYSSWVTDNILAMARPSTELLEKYCIIEQFRSHGIKSIINLQRPGEHASCGNPLEQESGFTYLPEAFMEAGIYFYNFGWKDYGVASLTTILDMVKVMTFALQEGKVAIHCHAGLGRTGVLIACYLVFATRMTADQAIIFVRAKRPNSIQTRGQLLCVREFTQFLIPLRNIFSCCDPKAHAVTLAQYLIRQRHLLHGYEARLLKHVPKIIHLICKLLLDLAENRPVVTEEVAEVPGLCAEIEKTVSEMVTMQLDKELLRHDSDAPDSFSPSAVVADFENRDVILSSEQEFDPLWKRRNVECLQPLTRLKRQLSYSDSDLKRAESLPEQGRTPWTVPAQAVFCRNPRQEKHISHCYSPQSPQLDLSKEMLVCNTFSFWNHTKFGGLEGLKDDGSSVFHRTNIPKEVQRSRTFSSGISGSYKPREPVTPNFANIPKEPNCSHQQVSQCECETHGGCGPSSCAEDGETCHRPVDYGSSPKAQFLVGPETRDSKYLSEVAPYTALQSELSVEARRILAAKALANLNETAEEEEVKKKVEMWQKELNSRDGAWERICGERDPFILCSLMWSWLEQLKEPVITKEDVNMLVDRCADATEALFLLEKGQQQTILCVLHCIVSLQVIPADVEEAILARAIKAFTKVNLDSENGPIVYNTLKKIFKHTLEEKRKMTKDGPKPGI, translated from the exons ATGGCGGTTAGATCACGCATGGTGATGCTCGTGTCTCAGTGTAACTTCATCATGGAGCAGGCTGGCGCTGACATCTCGCCTCCAGCTCTTCCCTCCTGGAAGCCCAGCGGCATGCAGGATCCACCCCGGAGGCTCTCTGCTGTGCCATTCCTCAGCTCCTTTCTCCAGGGCCGACGGCACTCTGCTGCCGACCCCATCCTGCGAGTACAGCAGGGGCGGCGCAACTCTGCTGCCAAGATGCTCTCCTCATCCTCTCTCCAGGTGATGGTGGCCGTGTCCTCCGTCAGCTATGCTGAGAGAAACCCAGCTTGTCCTGAGGGAAAAA GAAATTCAAGACGTCCAACAGCAAAGTATACAAAAGTTGGAGAGCGTTTACGGCATGTCATTCCTGGACATATGGcctgttccatggcatgtggtggCAAAGCTTGCAAGTATGAAAATGCAGCCCGATGGAGTGAACAGGAGCAAGCTATTAAGGGGGTCTACTCGTCCTG GGTCACTGATAATATCCTGGCCATGGCACGCCCATCCACTGAGCTCCTCGAGAAGTACTGCATCATCGAGCAGTTCCGAAG ccATGGTATAAAAAGTATCATCAACCTACAGCGACCTGGTGAGCATGCCAGCTGCGGGAACCCTCTGGAACAGGAAAGTGGCTTCACATACCTTCCTGAGGCTTTCATGGAGGCTGGCA TTTATTTCTACAATTTTGGATGGAAGGATTATGGTGTAGCATCCCTTACCACTATCTTAGATATGGTGAAGGTGATGACATTTGCCTTACAAGAAGGAAAAGTAGCTATCCATTGTCATGCAGGGCTTGGTCGAACAG GTGTTTTAATAGCATGTTACTTAGTTTTTGCAACAAGAATGACTGCTGACCAAGCAATTATATTTGTTCGGGCAAAGCGACCTAATTCCATACAAACCCGAGGACAGCTACTATGTGTAAGGGAATTTACTCAGTTTCTGATTCCTCTTCGCAATATATTCTCTTGCTGTGACCCCAAAGCACATGCTGTCACTTTAGCACAGTATCTCATTCGTCAGCGGCATCTGCTTCACGGATATGAGGCACGACTTCTGAAACACGTACCAAAAATTATCCACCTCATTTGCAAATTGTTGCTGGACTTAGCTGAGAACAGGCCAGTGGTGACGGAAGAAGTGGCAGAAGTACCTGGCCTCTGTGCTGAAATTGAAAAGACTGTTTCTGAGATGGTCACAATGCAGCTGGATAAAGAATTACTAAGACATGACAGTGATGCACCGGACTCTTTCTCCCCCAGTGCAGTGGTGGCAGATTTTGAGAATCGGGATGTGATTCTTTCCAGTGAGCAAGAGTTTGACCCTCTTTGGAAGAGGCGGAATGTTGAGTGTCTTCAGCCTCTGACTCGTCTGAAGAGGCAGCTCAGCTACAGTGACTCGGATTTAAAGAGAGCAGAGTCACTCCCGGAGCAAGGGAGGACTCCGTGGACTGTGCCTGCCCAGGCTGTGTTTTGCCGTAACCCCAGGCAGGAGAAGCACATAAGCCATTGTTACTCCCCGCAGTCTCCACAGCTAGATTTAAGTAAGGAAATGCTGGTCtgcaatacattttctttctggaatCACACTAAATTTGGAGGCCTGGAAGGACTCAAAGATGACGGGTCATCAGTTTTCCATAGGACGAACATTCCAAAGGAAGTACAGCGAAGTAGAACCTTCTCTTCAGGTATTTCAGGTTCATACAAACCTAGGGAGCCAGTTACACCAAACTTTGCAAATATACCTAAGGAACCAAACTGTTCTCACCAGCAGGTGTCCCAGTGTGAGTGTGAAACTCATGGTGGTTGTGGCCCAAGCTCCTGTGCAGAGGATGGTGAGACTTGCCACCGCCCTGTGGACTATGGGTCCAGTCCCAAAGCACAGTTCCTGGTTGGACCTGAAACCCGGGACAGCAAATATCTGTCTGAAGTTGCTCCATACACGGCTTTACAGTCTGAGTTGAGTGTTGAAGCAAGGAGAATACTGGCAGCCAAAGCCCTGGCAAATTTAAATGAGACtgcagaagaggaggaagtgaaaaagaaagtagaaatgtGGCag aaAGAACTAAATTCCCGAGATGGAGCTTGGGAAAGAATATGTGGCGAAAGGGATCCTTTCATCCTGTGCAGTTTGATGTGGTCTTGGTTGGAGCAGCTGAAGGAGCCTGTGATAACCAAAGAAGATGTGAACATGTTGGTTGACAGATGTGCGGACGCCACAGAAGCACTGTTTTTATTAGAGAAG